A single window of Nicotiana sylvestris chromosome 3, ASM39365v2, whole genome shotgun sequence DNA harbors:
- the LOC104239247 gene encoding putative F-box protein At1g65770 — protein sequence MILKKRIPNARGKRCMESMGWLIAAGKDEGEITLLHPFSGVQIQLPHPNTTKGYNCQLTADPWTFFHETVLSASPSKTSDYVLMVIEANNKYLSFWRPGDLRWTRIMKEDNPALHRDVVYFNGKFYAVQWLVHVLVRDVTGADPMAQKVARLPLDQIGDEVESLGSLFVVARHGGLSKSRIPMTPIPNDYEVYDDEVLGSDEQLTFETRYFRVYKLDIAAGKLTETKELGDRAIFLGANASLSVQASQFPGIKPNCIYFTDDRYDIYGYYQSE from the coding sequence ATGATTTTAAAGAAGAGGATTCCAAATGCTAGAGGAAAGCGGTGTATGGAGTCTATGGGATGGCTTATCGCAGCGGGGAAAGACGAGGGTGAAATTACTCTGCTGCATCCCTTCTCCGGTGTTCAGATTCAACTGCCGCATCCAAATACCACCAAAGGTTACAATTGCCAACTGACTGCCGATCCATGGACCTTCTTTCACGAGACAGTTTTGTCGGCTAGTCCTTCTAAAACATCAGACTACGTTCTCATGGTCATTGAGGCAAATAACAAATACCTCAGTTTTTGGAGGCCAGGAGATTTGAGATGGACCCGGATTATGAAAGAAGACAATCCGGCTCTTCATCGTGATGTGGTCTACTTTAATGGCAAATTTTATGCAGTTCAGTGGCTAGTCCACGTATTAGTTCGCGATGTTACTGGTGCTGACCCAATGGCTCAAAAAGTAGCTCGGTTGCCACTAGATCAGATTGGAGATGAAGTAGAATCACTAGGATCATTATTTGTAGTTGCGCGACATGGTGGTCTGTCTAAGTCCAGGATTCCAATGACACCAATCCCAAATGATTATGAAGTTTATGATGACGAGGTCTTGGGATCCGATGAGCAGCTAACTTTTGAGACAAGATATTTTCGAGTTTACAAATTGGATATTGCTGCTGGAAAATTGACGGAAACCAAAGAATTAGGGGACAGAGCTATCTTTTTGGGTGCTAATGCATCTCTCTCTGTCCAAGCTTCTCAGTTTCCTGGAATCAAGCCTAATTGTATTTATTTTACGGATGATCGTTATGATATATATGGCTATTATCAgtcagaatga